TTCGTGTTCATCTTCCTCCAGGACGCGATCATGACCGTGGTGCCGTACTGGCGGCTCATCTTCGGGATCATCCTCGCCGGGCTCGTCATCTTCGCTCCGGGCGGGCTCATGGGGCTGATCGGGGGGCGGGCCCGGCTGTGGGGTGAAAAGGCGATCGGGGCGGGGACCCGGTGATCCTCGAGGCCCGCGACATCCGGAAGTACTATGGAGAGTTCTGCGCCCTGGACGGCGTGAGCCTGGCCGTCGGCCCCGGCGAGTTCGTCTCGATCATCGGCCCCAACGGCGCGGGGAAGACCACGCTGATCAACGTGCTGACCGGCCTCCTAGAACCCACGACCGGGCGCGTCTACTTCAAGGAGCGGGACATCACCGGGATCGGGCCCGTGCGGCTCGCCCGAATGGGCATCGCCAGGAGCTTTCAGCTCGTGAGCATCTTCCCCGGACTCACCGTGCTCGAGATGCTGAAGGTCGCCGTGGTCTCCCGGCTCGGCAGAGGGGGCCGGCTGTTCGCCGGGCTGGAGCGGGACCGCGAAGTGACCGGCCTCGCCGTGGAGGTGACCGAACTGTTCGGGCTGGCCGACAAACAGAACGCGCTGGCGAGGCATCTCCCCCAGGGCGACAAGAAGCTCCTGGACGTGGCCTCGGCCTTCGCCCTCCACCCGGAGATCATCCTCCTGGACGAGCCCACGAGCGGCGTGAGCACTCGGGACAAGAACAAGGTCATCGAGATCCTGGTCTCCGCCTCCCGGCGGATCGGGATCAAGTCCATCATCCAGGTCGAGCACGACATGGACATCGTCTTCGCGTACTCCGACCGGATCGTCGCGCTCCACCAGGGCCGGGTCCTGGCCGACAGTACGCCGGAGGAGATCCGGGCCAACGAGGAGGTGGTTAACACGGTGATCGGGCGGAAGGACCGGGCGGTGAGTCGCCGGGAGTCGCGCTCGTGCTGACACTGGATCGCGTGAACGTCTATGTCCAGGCCAGCCACATCCTCAAGGACGTCTCGCTGGCAGTGGGTGAGCGGGAAGTGGCTTGCCTGATCGGGCGCAACGGCGCCGGCAAGACCACGACGCTCAGGACGGTCATGGGATACCTCGCCCCTCACTCCGGGCGGATCGAGTTCAGGAACCGGAGCCTCGCCGGAGCCGCCACCAGCCAGATCGCCCGGCTCGGGCTGGCGTTTGCCCCCGAGGACAGCGGCGTCTTCGCCGATCTCACGGTCGGCGAGAACATCGAGATCGCGACGTGGACCCGCCCGACGGACCGGCCGGCCACAGAGCGCGTGGACCTCGCGTACTCGGTGTTTCCCGGATTGAAACGCTACGAGCGACGGAAAGGAGCCCAGCTCAGCGGCGGCGAGCGCAAGATGCTCTCGATCGCCCGGGCGCTGGCCCTGGATCCCGACCTGCTGCTCCTCGACGAGCCCTTCGAGGGGCTCTCGCCGGCCATCATCCCCACCATCAGCGAGGGCATCCACGCGATCACCCGGCTCGGCCACTCGGTGCTCCTGGCCGAGTCCAACATCCATCACGTCCCGGAGTATACCGATCGCCTCTACGTCATCGAGCGCGGGGAGATCATCTTTGCGGGGAAACCGGCCGAGGTGTATAACAACGAGGGAGTGCTGAAGATCATCGGAGGACTGCCATGACTTCCCTCCCCCTGCTTCCCACGAGCGTGGTCGGGTCCCACGGCAAGCCCGGGTGGTGGTACCCCGCCGTGAAGGCCTACGAGGCCGGGGAGTTCGGCGCAGTAGCGCGTCCTGGAAGCGCAGGGCATTCATGATGTATAATGTGATGTATACTTCGTCCGGGAGGGGAAGAGCCCATGGCGGAAATGGTCCGCAAACAGGTTTATATCGAGCCCCGACAGGAGCAGCTCCTCAAGGCGCTCGCCAGGGAGCTGCGCGTGACGGAGGCAGAGCTGGTCCGCCAGGGCATCGACCGGGGTCTGGCGGGGTTGGGGGAATTGCGTCCGGACCCG
The genomic region above belongs to Candidatus Rokuibacteriota bacterium and contains:
- a CDS encoding ATP-binding cassette domain-containing protein, whose product is MLTLDRVNVYVQASHILKDVSLAVGEREVACLIGRNGAGKTTTLRTVMGYLAPHSGRIEFRNRSLAGAATSQIARLGLAFAPEDSGVFADLTVGENIEIATWTRPTDRPATERVDLAYSVFPGLKRYERRKGAQLSGGERKMLSIARALALDPDLLLLDEPFEGLSPAIIPTISEGIHAITRLGHSVLLAESNIHHVPEYTDRLYVIERGEIIFAGKPAEVYNNEGVLKIIGGLP
- a CDS encoding ABC transporter ATP-binding protein; this encodes MILEARDIRKYYGEFCALDGVSLAVGPGEFVSIIGPNGAGKTTLINVLTGLLEPTTGRVYFKERDITGIGPVRLARMGIARSFQLVSIFPGLTVLEMLKVAVVSRLGRGGRLFAGLERDREVTGLAVEVTELFGLADKQNALARHLPQGDKKLLDVASAFALHPEIILLDEPTSGVSTRDKNKVIEILVSASRRIGIKSIIQVEHDMDIVFAYSDRIVALHQGRVLADSTPEEIRANEEVVNTVIGRKDRAVSRRESRSC
- a CDS encoding ribbon-helix-helix domain-containing protein is translated as MAEMVRKQVYIEPRQEQLLKALARELRVTEAELVRQGIDRGLAGLGELRPDPAAWKEAERYILRLMRKGPLKGRRRWTREELYGR